GCGCGCTGCTCATCGCGATCGTGCTCGGCGTGCTGCTGCGCAACACCGTGCCGCTCTCGCCGCGCTTCGAGGCTGGGCTCGCGTTCGCCGCGAAGCCGTTGCTTCGCCTCGGCGTCGTGCTGCTCGGTCTGCAACTCGTGCTCGGGGACATCCTCGACCTCGGTGTCGGGGTCATCCTCGTCGTCGTGGCGATCGTCGTGATCGGCATCACCTCGACCCTGCTCATCGGGCGCCTGCTCGGCATCTCGGCGACGCAGCGCCTGCTCATCGCGTGCGGCTTCTCGATCTGCGGCGCCGCGGCGGTCGCGGCCGTCGACGGCGTGATCGAGGCCGAGGAGGAGGAGGTCGTGACCGCGGTCGCCCTCGTCGTCATCTTCGGCACGCTCATGATCCCGCTCATCCCGCTCGCCGCGTCGCTCCTCGGCCTCGATGCGCAGCAGGCGGGCATGTGGGCGGGCGGCTCGATCCACGAGGTCGCGCAGGTCGTCGCCGTCGGCGGAACGATCGGCGGCGCGGGGCTCGCCGTGGCCGTCGTGGTCAAGCTCGCCCGGGTGCTGATGCTCGCGCCGGTGCTCGCCGTCGTCAGCGTGCAGCGTCGTCGCTCGCTCGCAGCGGGCGCGACCCCGGGCGCGACCCCGGGCAAGCGGCCGCCGATCATTCCGCTGTTCGTCGTGGGGTTCATCGCGATGGTCGTGGTGCGCTCGCTCGGCTGGGTGCCCGACGACGTCGTCGCCGGCGCGGGCCTCGCGCAGACGGTGCTGCTCGCGGCGGCGATGTTCGCGCTCGGCACCGGCGTGCGGTTCAGCATGTTCCGCCGGGTCGGCGTGCGGCCGTTCGCCCTCGCCGGGGCCTCGACGCTCATCGTGACCGGCGTCGCGCTCGCCGGGGTCGTCGCCGTCGGATGAGGTGCGGCGCACCCGACCAATCCGATCTCGGGAACGTTCCGAATCCCCTGAGCACGGCAGCCGTCGTGCCTCGAGAAGGAGGAACCTCATGCGAAACTCCCCGAACCGCATCGTCGCGACCGTCTTCGGTGCGGTCTACCTGCTCGTCGGAGTGCTCGGATTCGCCGTCACCGGCGGCGTCGGGTTCTTCGCGACCGAAGGAGGTCTGCTCCTCGGCGTGTTCGCGGTGAACCCGCTCCACAACGTGGCCCACCTGCTGATCGGCGCCGCACTGCTCATCGGCGGCATCGTCTCGGCGGCCGCGGCGAAGGCCGTCAACGCGACGGTCGGCGCCGCCTACCTGCTGCTCGGCATCGTGGGGTTCTTCCTCGCGGGCACCGCGGCGAACATCCTCGCGCTGAACACGGCCGACCACTTCCTGCACCTCGCGAGCGCGATCGTGCTGCTGGGGGTCGCGCTCGGGTTCGAGCGAGCCGGACGCGTGGCGACGGCGTAGGGGCCGGCCATGCACGCACTGGCGGCGGCCCTGCGCAGTTGGCCGATGCTCGCCGCGTTCGGCGCTGGGCTCGTGCTCGCCGCGCTCGCCGCCGGTGCCGGGGGAGCGATGCAGCCCGCCCTCGTCGTGGCCGGCGTCGCCGCGCTCGGCTGGGGCGGGCTCGCGTTCCGGGCGGGGCGCGTGATCGCCCCGTCCGCGACACTCGTCGCGACCGCTGCCGCCCTCGTGGGGATGGCGGCGGCGGTCTCGACGGGTGCTGCCGCGATGACGGATGTCCCGCCGGGCCCGCTCGCCGCGGCATCCGTGTTCATCGTGGTGGTGGCGCTCTCGGCGGGCCTCGAGCTGCGAGCCCGAACCCGCCCCGCCCGATCGGCAGGGCGTGGGCGCGGAGACCGAGTCGCCGCGACATCCGACACCGCTCGTCTCATCGGCCTCGTCGCCGGGGCCGCGCTCGTCGCGGCGCTCGCGACCCCGGCACTCGCCGCGACCGAGGCCGGCGAGCACGCCGTGCCGCACGGCTCGCACCAGACCGGCACCGATGCGCCGCTACCTGGCGTGGAACAGCCGGGGCACTCGCACTGAGCGGGTCGACCGGACGTCGCCGGGGTCAGTCGCGCGGCGCGGCGCCGTCGGTCGGGATGAGTGCCGTCGCGAGTGTGACCGCGCGGCGGTCGTCGCCAGTGGCGGCCAGATAGGGCGCGAGGAGCTCGCCGAGCCCCGCCTGGATCACGGCGAGATCGTCGGTCGTCACGTGCAGCGTCATCTCGCCGAACCCGAGGAAGTCGCGGAATCGGGGATCGTCGGCCGCGCTCGCCCGGTCGAAGCTCTCGCCGAGATGGGCGAGGAAGGTGAGGAACGCCTGCTGCAGCTCCCGCGCGCCCATCTCGAGCAGCTCGTCGTGGTCGACGTGCGCCATGCGCTCGCCGAGCGCGAAGGTGCGCTCGACCGCGCCGCGCACGCGCCGCTCCTCGACGA
The DNA window shown above is from Agromyces cerinus and carries:
- a CDS encoding YeiH family protein: MTRIAPTPASPRTPEPPRSTTARVRARLADLAPGLGLTAAGVAASMTAAFLVPGMSALLIAIVLGVLLRNTVPLSPRFEAGLAFAAKPLLRLGVVLLGLQLVLGDILDLGVGVILVVVAIVVIGITSTLLIGRLLGISATQRLLIACGFSICGAAAVAAVDGVIEAEEEEVVTAVALVVIFGTLMIPLIPLAASLLGLDAQQAGMWAGGSIHEVAQVVAVGGTIGGAGLAVAVVVKLARVLMLAPVLAVVSVQRRRSLAAGATPGATPGKRPPIIPLFVVGFIAMVVVRSLGWVPDDVVAGAGLAQTVLLAAAMFALGTGVRFSMFRRVGVRPFALAGASTLIVTGVALAGVVAVG
- a CDS encoding DUF4383 domain-containing protein, which produces MRNSPNRIVATVFGAVYLLVGVLGFAVTGGVGFFATEGGLLLGVFAVNPLHNVAHLLIGAALLIGGIVSAAAAKAVNATVGAAYLLLGIVGFFLAGTAANILALNTADHFLHLASAIVLLGVALGFERAGRVATA
- a CDS encoding helix-turn-helix domain-containing protein, coding for MRKPSPVADVVMHPVRLRIIQQVGTREITTASLRSALPDIAQATLYRHIAALVDADVLTVVEERRVRGAVERTFALGERMAHVDHDELLEMGARELQQAFLTFLAHLGESFDRASAADDPRFRDFLGFGEMTLHVTTDDLAVIQAGLGELLAPYLAATGDDRRAVTLATALIPTDGAAPRD